A DNA window from Hordeum vulgare subsp. vulgare chromosome 1H, MorexV3_pseudomolecules_assembly, whole genome shotgun sequence contains the following coding sequences:
- the LOC123410183 gene encoding uncharacterized protein LOC123410183, with protein MYGTLRILLFVFHLSLPIWAHSQNSPEKVQRQCKDSHRFHHIPLFPSCLRRTAAMDSDNNDIGSGGILEGYAIWMGASVAAAFFTSMERFSCIHIHTVDDEGDYDPEEAKDRPLMLSRPEALPEYYYDRSGSSASFAKM; from the coding sequence ATGTACGGGACGCTTCGCATTCTCCTGTTCGTTTTCCATCTTTCTCTCCCAATTTGGGCACACAGCCAAAACAGCCCAGAAAAAGTTCAACGACAATGCAAGGATAGCCACCGTTTCCACCACATTCCCCTCTTTCCTTCTTGCCTTCGTCGGACGGCAGCCAtggacagcgacaacaatgacatcggCAGTGGTGGGATCCTGGAGGGGTACGCGATCTGGATGGGCGCGAGCGTTGCCGCGGCGTTCTTCACCTCCATGGAGCGGTTCTCCTGCATTCACATCCACACCGTGGACGACGAGGGCGACTACGACCCTGAGGAGGCCAAGGATCGCCCTCTCATGCTCTCTCGCCCAGAGGCCCTCCCGGAGTACTACTACGACCGATCCGGGTCCTCCGCCTCCTTCGCCAAGATGTGA